The Sinomonas sp. P10A9 genome contains the following window.
GACAAGACCGGGACGCTCACCGAGAACGCGATGGAGCTGGCCGAGGTGCGCGAGCTCGCCGTTGGCGCGCCCTCCCGAGAGACGACGCACGACGGCGCCGCGCACCCCGTGCCGTCGGGCCTCGGACCCGCGTCCCTCCCCGCAGAAGCACTCCCATCTCTGGCCCTCGCAGCTCTGGCCGCCGCCGACAAGCGACCCAACGCGAGCATGCAGGCCGTCCTCGCCGCATACCCGGAATCCCCCGGCTGGACCGTCGAGGAGACGCTCCCCTTCTCCTCGGCACGCAAGTACGGCGGTGTGCGGTTCGCCGAGCATGGCGCGTGGATCCTCGGGGCGCCGGACGTGCTCCTGCCCGAGGGCTCGCCGGCACGGCACGAGGCCGAGGAAGTCGGCGCCCACGGCCTGCGGGTTCTCCTCCTGGCCCGCGCGGAGGAGCTCCCCGCGTCCGCCATTCCGGCCAGCGAGCCCCCAAGCGCAAGCCGGGCGGGCGTCGTCGTGCCTCACATGGAGCCCACAGCGCTCGTGGTCCTCGATCAGAAGGTGCGCGACGACGTGCGTCCCACCCTTGACTTCTTCGAGGCGCAGAAGGTCACGGTCAAGGTCATCTCGGGAGACAACGCGGCCTCGGTCGGAGCCGTGGCGGACCAGCTCGCCCTGCCGGGTGCGGGCTCCCCCGTCGACGCGCGCGGGCTGCCCGAGGACGAAGAGCAGCTGGCCGCCGCGCTCGAGGAGCGGACAGTGTTCGGGCGTGTGAGTCCCGCTCAGAAGCGGGGCATGGTCCGGGCACTGCAGTCGCGCGGGCACACCGTGGCCATGACGGGTGACGGCGTCAATGACGTCCTCGCACTCAAGGACGCGGACATCGGGGTCGCGATGGGCGCCGGCAGCCCGGCAGCCCGCGCGGTCGCGCAGATCGTGCTGCTCGACAACAAGTTCTCGACGCTTCCCCACGTGGTCGGAGAGGGCCGCCGGGTAATCGGGAACATCGAGCGGGTAGCGAACCTGTTCCTCACCAAGACCGTGTACTCGGTGCTGCTCGCGCTCATGGTGGGTGTGCCGGGGCTCATCGGATTCGAGGCCCTGCCGTATCCGTTCCTCCCGCGGCACGTGACGATCACGGGCTGGTTCACGATCGGCCTGCCTGCCTTCATCCTCTCGCTCGCACCGAACCACGACCGTGCCCGGCCGGGCTTCGTGGGGCGCGTCATGCGGATGGCGATCCCCGCGGGGATCGTGATCGCTGTGGCATCGTTCACGAGCTACCTCCTCGTGCAGCCCTCGGTGGCCGGCGGTGGCACCACCCAAGTGCAGGCCAGCACCTCCGCGCTCATCACCCTCATCGCCATCGCGCTGTGGGTGCTCGCGATCGTTGCCCGCCCGTACGCGTGGTGGAAGGTCGTGCTCGTGGTCGTCATGATGGCGGCATCGTTCGCGATGTTCGCGCTGCCGCTCACGCGAACGCTGTTCGAGCTCGACCCCTCGAACTGGGGGCACACATGGACGGCGCTGGCCTGCGCGGGCGCCGGGATCGTGCTCGTGGAGCTCGCGTGGTGGATCGACGGCTGGCTGCGCCGGGCCAAGGCGACCCGGGGATGACTCGCTGACATCGGTTCGGGCTAAGCGGGTGCCGGCGGCTCTCCCAGCCACAGGGTCCAGCGGGTCACACGCTCGGTCACGAGCACAGTGCCATGCCACGGGTCGCCCCTGAACGCCGAAGCCGCGGCCTGCGCGTCGTCGGCGGCTACCAGCACGAGTGCGGGGCCCTCGTCGACGTCGTCACCGAGCGGGCCGCCCAGGAGCACGACGCCGCGGCGCACCAGACCGTCCATGAACGCGGCATGCTCGTCCCACCCGTCTCGGGCGCGCCGCGGACAGTCGGGCGACCACCGGGGGCCGCGGCCGAACGTCACGACGAAGTACGCCACGTTCAGCCCCGATGGCTCCACCCGAGGGGCGCCGATCCGTAGCGCTCAGACGGGTGGGGGTACTCGAGCTGGGTTCCGTCCAGGATCAGCGGGGGCGGGACGAAGTCGAGGCGCCCGTACGCCGAGTCGGCGTGCCGGGTCTCGAGGACCAGCGCCACTGGCCCACCCGACGGATCGGGCACTCTGGCCCGGAGCAGCTCGTTGGCCGTTGCGATGAGGCTCAGGCGCGCGCTGCCCGTGACGCCGCGGCTCCGAGCTGCGAGCAGCGCGACGGCGGACGCCGCCATGGCCATCCCCGTCGCGTGGTCGAGTGCCTGCACGGGCAATGCTCCCGGCCGCCACGCGGCGTCGCGCGTCGACGGACCGGACGGAGCACGGCCCGGCGGAACGGTGCTGGACGCACCGGTGCCGGCAGGCAAGCCTCCATAGAGGTGCGCGATCCCGCACGCTGCCTGCACGATGCTGTCGAAGCCTCGGCCGTCGGCCCACGGCCCGGTCCATCCCCACGCGCTCAGGGCCACGACGGCAAGGTGGGGGAATGCCTCCCGGAGCGAGTCGATGTCCAGCCCGTACCGCGCGAGCGACGCCTGCCGGTAGCCCAGGAGCACGACGTCGGCCTCGCCTGCGAGCGTGCGCACCCTCGCCGCCTGCTCGGGGTTCCGGAGGTCGGCGACGGCGCTGCGTTTGGCGAAGCCCGTGTCGAGGTGCGCGTCGAGGAGCTCGGGATGCTGCGGCGGATCGACGCGGAGCACGTCGGCTCCGAGCGCGCCGAGGAGCCGCGTGGCGCTCGGACCGGCGATGACGCGTGTGAGGTCGAGGACGCGGATGCCGGACGGCGGGAGGCCGCCCACGCCGTCGTGCGGAACGGGCCGCGGCGAGGGGGCCTCGTCGAGCGCGAGGCCGACCCATGGCTCGCCCGCCGCGGCGAGTCCCATGGGCGTGGCCGCCCACTCGTCAGGGGTCCGGACGGCCGCCGCCACTCCCCCGCCCGACCGCACGGCGTCCTCGATCTCGAGCGCGTCCCGTTCGAGGAGGGCGGCGTCGAGCTGGTCTGCGGACGTCATGCCCATCGCGGCCAAGAGCCGCTCGGCGTGGTGCGGGTAGTTCGCGTGGAGGCGCACCCAGCCGTCGCGCGTCCGCCGGAACCCGGACATCGGCGCCCAGATGTCCGCCGAATTCCCGTCGACACGAAGGTGGCGGATGGAGTCGAAGGACGCCGCCACGAGCGCGGACGACGTCGCCACGCGGCTGCCGCTGGCGGCGTCGCCCTGGGCGCTGTCCAGCGCCGCAAGGGCCGAGACCAGGGCGCCGATCGAGCCTAGGGCCAACCCCTCGGCGTCGAGCGCACCGGCCCGCCAGCGGCGCGGCCCTGACCACCAGCCATCCGGCGCGGGCACGGTCTCGAGGGCAGGGGCGAGATAGCTCCTGAGGTCGAGGAGCCCTGGCTGGCGGTCGGAGTCCACAGCGGCTCAGGCCTTCCCTTCTCGCTGGGACGCGGCCGCTGCGGGATCGAGATCGTTCAGCGTGAGCCTTCGCCGCGGATGGTCCGGGAACGGAAACGTACGGGTCGTCGTCAGGTCGCTGCCCACGTGCAGGAGCGTGCCGGGCTCCATCATCTCCCAGCGGGGATCGTCGGCCATCGGCTCGGTGGCCACGAGGACGTGGTCGCCCACGTCCTTGCCGTGGGCAGAGATCCGGGGGCTCCGGGCGTTGAGGTGGCGGCCGACGTCGGGGGCGTCGCTGATGTTCTCGAGCATGTGCAGCTCATGCGTGTCCGGGTAGCGGACGGCCCAGAGGTCGGTGGCGGTCGTGATGATGCAGTTCAGACTCAGGACGGGCAGGTTCTCAGCGATCCACGTCAGGGCCGCCGCGATGCCAGCGCCGACGTCTCCGCCCGCCCGGCGGGTCTCGGCGGTGATGAGCGCGAACATGCGCTCGCTGTCCGTCTGCCCCTGCACGAGCCCGCTGGCCCCCAGCTCGCGGAGCTGCCCGTCCAGCGTCTGGACCTCGGAGAACGCACCGTTGTGGGCGAAGAGCCTGGCGTCCTGCTCGAAGGGGTGGGTGTTGACGTAGGTGTGGGCGCCGAGGCTCGCGTAGCGCACGTGTGCCAAGAACGTGGTGCTTTCCACATGCCTGGCCTCACGGGCGAACGCGCGGTCCTCCCAGGCGGCGACGGGCTGCTTGTCCACCCGGGGCTGGCCGTCCGCGGTGAAGGTACCGATCCCTGTGCCGTCAGGTTCGCGGCGGCTCTGCACCTCGAGGCTGTCCGGGGCGGTGAGGAGCCAGAACGTGGCCCTCACGGCCGCGTGGCCTGCATGCATTCCGAACAGCCGGCACATCGCCCCTCCTCCGGACGTCCGATCACGGCTCAGGCTACCCTCGGCACCCCTGACCGTGAATGAGGTGGCGCGCGCGACGGCGGTGGGCCGGTCGCGTACCCGGCCCACCGCCGTCGTGCGCTGGACAGACCAGCAGTTACAGGTTGTACTCGGTGACCCCGCCCTGATGCAGGCTGATGATGTTCCCGTCCGGATCCGCGAACCACGAGCAGCGCTCGCCGCCGAGGTCGAAGATGTGGTGCTCATCGGTCTTGATGTCCGGGAGGTCGTAGTCCTCGAAGTGGATACCGTGGGATTCGAGGTCCGCCATGGCGCCTTCGAGGTTGTCGACCTCGAACTGCACGGCGGTGTGGCCTGTGCGGATGGCATTCTCGTCCACCATCAGGCCCAGCAGTGCGGTTCCGTCCAGACTCAGGATGGTCATCCCGGTCGGGTCCTTTCCGCGGACAGGGAGCCCCAGCGCTCCCTCGTAGAAGTCCCTGGCGCGGGCCTCGTCGGCCACCGTCAGGATTGTCATTGCAGGGTTCATCGCCAGAGTCATGGCGCACCTCCACGAAGGGAACTGACGGGAACCAGTTTAAGCCCGGGAGCGGGAATCTAGGCGGCCAAGTGGAAGGTGTTCGCGAAGCGGCCCAGGAGGACATGCGGACCCCTCAGCACCTCGATGAGGCCTGCCGCGATCGCGCGGTCCGGGGCGATCTCTCCGGAGATGAGCCGGTGGATGCCCGGCCCCGCTGCGAAGGCGAGGTCGGAGGGCCCGTCTCCGCGGGACACGTCGAGGTTGGCGCCGTCCACTCGGATGAGCAGCTCAGCCGCGCCGAAGCGCCCGGCGTAGGCGGTCGGGGGCAGGCTGGCGGCCACGTGCGGGCAGAACGCGGTGCGCAGGGCCATCGTCATCGAGTCGGGCGTGATGATCTGTTCCTCGCGCGGCTCTCCCATGGCCTTGAAGCCCCAGGCGCCGAGCGCGAGCACCACGGGCTCGAGCTCGCGGCCGTAGTCCGTGAGCTCGTACACGACAACGCGCGATCGCGGCGCCCGGCGGAGGATGCCGGCCTCCTGCAGCTCCTTGAGCCGCGCCGCCAGGATGTTGCTGGGGATGCGGGGCAGGCCCGCGGCGAGCTCCCCGTAGCGGCGCGGCCCGACCAGCAGATCGCGGACGATCAGCAGGGCCCACCGTTCTCCGACGAGCTCAAGTGCTCGGGTGAGGCCGCAGTACTGCCCGTAGTCGCGTGCGGCCATCAGGCCTGCTGGTTGGCGAAGGCCTCGGGGCCCTGCTCGGCGGCGGCCGGGTCCATCCAGCCGAACTCGAGGAGGTTGCCGTCCGGGTCGGTCAGCTGACGCTGGTACATGAATCCGTAGTCTGCGGCGGGACGCGCTTCCGCGCCTCCCGCGGCGAGGCCGTCGGCGACCGCGGCGTCGACGGCATCGCGGCTGTCGAGGAAGATCGCGGTAGAGACCGACGGATTCACCGCCGGGTCGCCGATGGGCAGGTCGGTGAAGGTCTGGAAGAACTCACGCACCAGGATCATGAAGTAGCTGTGGTCTTCTTCCACGACTACACAGGCGGCGTTGTGGTCCGTGAAGAGGGGGTTGATGGTGAATCCGATCGCCGTGTAGAACGCCTTGGCGCGATCCAAGTCGGTCACCGGCAGATTGACGAACATGGCAGTCATTGCGGTCTCCCCTGTGGGTTCGGATGGTGATGCCGTTAAAACTTGCAAAAAACAAGTGGATGGTCAAGGGCTCACACAGCCCTGCTCCGGAGCGCACGACGGCGGTGGGCTGGGAATGGAACCCGGCCCACCGCCGTCGCCTGTTACGACCCGACCCCGGCGCCACACGGGGTGACCTCGGCGCCACACGGCGTGACCTCGGCAGGAGGGGTCAGGCCTTCTTCGGCCACTCCTTCTCAACGAGCGTCAGGACGTCGTAGTTGGCGATGAGCTCGTCGTCCTGGTTGGTCAGGACGGCGTCCCAGCGGACCTCGCCGTACTCGTCCGTGACCCGCGGGGTGATCTGCTTCGCCGTGAGGGTCACGCGGATCGAATCGCCGGCAGGCACGGGCTGGAGGAAGCGCAGGTTGTCGAGGCCGTAGTTCAGCAGCACCGGGCCGGGCTCGGGCGAGACGAACAGGCCGGCGGCCCAGCTCACGAGCAGGTAGCCGTGCGCCACGATCCCCGGGAACACGCCGGCGGCGCGGGCCGCCTCATCGTCCATGTGGGCGTAGAACGTGTCGCCGGTCTCGGCGGCGAACTTCGAGATGTCCTCGCGCGTGATCTGGCGCAGCTCGGAGCGCATCGCGTCGCCCACGCGGAGCTCCGCGAGCGACTTGCGGAACGGGTGCGTCGACGGGTCGGCAGGGTCCGCGAGGTTCCTGTCCGCACCCGTGTGCCACACGCCCGTCACCGCGGTGAGCATGTTGGGCGAACCCTGGAGGGCGGTGCGCTGCATGTGGTGCTTGACGGAGCGGATGCCGCCGAGTTCCTCGCCGCCGCCCGCGCGGCCCGGGCCGCCGTGGACGAGGTGCGGGACCGGGGAACCGTGGCCGGTCGAAGTCTTGGCGTCCTCGCGGTTGAGCACGAGCACGCGACCATGGTGCGCGGCGATGCCGGTCACGAGGGTCCGCGCGACCTCCGGGTCGTTCGTGGCGACCGAGGCGACGAGCGAGCCCGCGCCCATCGCCGCGAGCTTCACGGCCTCGTCGAGGCTCGAGTAGCCGACCACAGAGGAGACGGGGCCGAACGCCTCGGTGCCGTGCAGGGCCGGAGCGAGGGCGTCTTCCCACGTCAGCACCACGGGTGACATGAACGCGCCGTCTGCGACGACGGCCTTCTGGCCGCTGGCGGTAACGACCTCGGGGGCCTCGAGCGAACCGAAC
Protein-coding sequences here:
- a CDS encoding winged helix-turn-helix transcriptional regulator, which codes for MAARDYGQYCGLTRALELVGERWALLIVRDLLVGPRRYGELAAGLPRIPSNILAARLKELQEAGILRRAPRSRVVVYELTDYGRELEPVVLALGAWGFKAMGEPREEQIITPDSMTMALRTAFCPHVAASLPPTAYAGRFGAAELLIRVDGANLDVSRGDGPSDLAFAAGPGIHRLISGEIAPDRAIAAGLIEVLRGPHVLLGRFANTFHLAA
- a CDS encoding VOC family protein, giving the protein MTILTVADEARARDFYEGALGLPVRGKDPTGMTILSLDGTALLGLMVDENAIRTGHTAVQFEVDNLEGAMADLESHGIHFEDYDLPDIKTDEHHIFDLGGERCSWFADPDGNIISLHQGGVTEYNL
- a CDS encoding class II glutamine amidotransferase, with protein sequence MCRLFGMHAGHAAVRATFWLLTAPDSLEVQSRREPDGTGIGTFTADGQPRVDKQPVAAWEDRAFAREARHVESTTFLAHVRYASLGAHTYVNTHPFEQDARLFAHNGAFSEVQTLDGQLRELGASGLVQGQTDSERMFALITAETRRAGGDVGAGIAAALTWIAENLPVLSLNCIITTATDLWAVRYPDTHELHMLENISDAPDVGRHLNARSPRISAHGKDVGDHVLVATEPMADDPRWEMMEPGTLLHVGSDLTTTRTFPFPDHPRRRLTLNDLDPAAAASQREGKA
- a CDS encoding VOC family protein: MTAMFVNLPVTDLDRAKAFYTAIGFTINPLFTDHNAACVVVEEDHSYFMILVREFFQTFTDLPIGDPAVNPSVSTAIFLDSRDAVDAAVADGLAAGGAEARPAADYGFMYQRQLTDPDGNLLEFGWMDPAAAEQGPEAFANQQA
- a CDS encoding CoA transferase, whose translation is MDSDRQPGLLDLRSYLAPALETVPAPDGWWSGPRRWRAGALDAEGLALGSIGALVSALAALDSAQGDAASGSRVATSSALVAASFDSIRHLRVDGNSADIWAPMSGFRRTRDGWVRLHANYPHHAERLLAAMGMTSADQLDAALLERDALEIEDAVRSGGGVAAAVRTPDEWAATPMGLAAAGEPWVGLALDEAPSPRPVPHDGVGGLPPSGIRVLDLTRVIAGPSATRLLGALGADVLRVDPPQHPELLDAHLDTGFAKRSAVADLRNPEQAARVRTLAGEADVVLLGYRQASLARYGLDIDSLREAFPHLAVVALSAWGWTGPWADGRGFDSIVQAACGIAHLYGGLPAGTGASSTVPPGRAPSGPSTRDAAWRPGALPVQALDHATGMAMAASAVALLAARSRGVTGSARLSLIATANELLRARVPDPSGGPVALVLETRHADSAYGRLDFVPPPLILDGTQLEYPHPSERYGSAPLGWSHRG
- a CDS encoding HAD-IC family P-type ATPase, with protein sequence MGDVGTSTAPSAGGEAPARGLTAEEVAQRVADGRTNDVPPRASRSTSEIVRANVFTRINAIFAVLAVIIFSTGHYLDGLFAGLIVANSIVGIVQELRAKRTLDKLAIVSQAHPQVRRDGRTAAIPPHGIVLDDVIELGPGDQAVVDGEVLSAEGLELDESLLTGEADPIPKTPGSPVLSGSYVSSGTGLYRATKVGSEAYAAQLEAEASKFTLVNSELRNGINTILTVITWLLIPAGILSVYNQLTGSQTLPDALRGMVAALVPMVPEGLILMTTIAFAVGVVRLGRRNCLVNELPAIEGLARVDVVCADKTGTLTENAMELAEVRELAVGAPSRETTHDGAAHPVPSGLGPASLPAEALPSLALAALAAADKRPNASMQAVLAAYPESPGWTVEETLPFSSARKYGGVRFAEHGAWILGAPDVLLPEGSPARHEAEEVGAHGLRVLLLARAEELPASAIPASEPPSASRAGVVVPHMEPTALVVLDQKVRDDVRPTLDFFEAQKVTVKVISGDNAASVGAVADQLALPGAGSPVDARGLPEDEEQLAAALEERTVFGRVSPAQKRGMVRALQSRGHTVAMTGDGVNDVLALKDADIGVAMGAGSPAARAVAQIVLLDNKFSTLPHVVGEGRRVIGNIERVANLFLTKTVYSVLLALMVGVPGLIGFEALPYPFLPRHVTITGWFTIGLPAFILSLAPNHDRARPGFVGRVMRMAIPAGIVIAVASFTSYLLVQPSVAGGGTTQVQASTSALITLIAIALWVLAIVARPYAWWKVVLVVVMMAASFAMFALPLTRTLFELDPSNWGHTWTALACAGAGIVLVELAWWIDGWLRRAKATRG